One Myotis daubentonii chromosome 3, mMyoDau2.1, whole genome shotgun sequence genomic window carries:
- the MAP7D1 gene encoding MAP7 domain-containing protein 1 isoform X5, whose amino-acid sequence MESGPHAEPGAGAPPAMAARTPPEPRPSPEGDPSPPPPPPPPMSALVPDTPPDTPPAMKNATNSKQLPLEPESPPGPAGPRPAPQQEESPFSEAKTRGPTPPATGPRDSRPPRRSSQPSPTTGPASDSPSAKQDAKKAGERHKLAKERREERAKYLAAKKAVWLEKEEKAKALREKQLQERRRRLEEQRLKAEQRRAALEERQRQKLEKNKERYEAAIQRSVKKTWAEIRQQRWSWAGALHHSSPGHRSLQLSAWESSIVDRLMTPTLSFLARSRSAVTLPRNGRDQGRGSGPGRAPMRGRAVASLTCGPHPNHTHPSAAVPVCPRSASASPLMPPCSAPRSSTHRCTPSSGERGERRKPSSMGSPTPVHRRPQSSPVQKKEKKDKERENEKEKSALARERSLKKRQSLPASPRPRLSAGAASELSPKSKARPSSPSTSWHRPASPCPSPGPNHALPPKPPSPRGTTASPKGRVRRKDEAKENPSAAGPEDKNQNKGKASEEKEPAALASPAPSPVPSPTPAQPQKEQPTAEIPADTAVLTSPPAPAPPATPSKPMAGTTDREEATRLLAEKRRQAREQREREEQERRLQAERDKRMREEQLAREAEARAEREAEARRREEQEAREKAQAEQEEQERLQKQKEEAEARSREEAERQRLEREKHFQREEQERQERKKRLEEIMKRTRKSEAAEAKQKLERKEANTNNCSPDPVKAEDSRSSGLQKEAVQKEELAPQEPQWSLPNKESLVNGLQPPSAHQENGFSPKGPSGEKSLGRTPEALLPFAEAEAFLKKAVVQPPQVTEVL is encoded by the exons ATGGAGAGCGGCCCACATGCGGAGCCGGGTGCCGGCGCGCCTCCAG CTATGGCAGCCAGGACGCCCCCAGAGCCAAGACCTTCTCCAGAAGGTGATCCCTCTccaccgccgccaccaccaccaccgatgTCAGCCCTGGTGCCCGACACTCCCCCAGACACCCCTCCCGCCATGAAGAATGCCACTAACTCTAAGCAGCTCCCACTGGaaccagagagccccccagggccagcagggcctAGACCAGCCCCTCAGCAGGAAGAGTCCCCTTTCTCAGAAGCGAAGACCAGGGgacccaccccaccagccacaggCCCACGGGATTCCAGGCCTCCTCGAAGGAGCAGCCAGCCATCTCCAACGACAGGGCCAGCCTCTGACAGCCCTTCTGCCAAGCAAG ATGCgaagaaggcaggagagagacaCAAACTGGCAAAGGAGCGGCGAGAAGAGCGGGCCAAGTACCTGG CGGCCAAGAAGGCAGTGTggctggagaaggaggagaaggcgaAGGCCCTGCGGGAGAAGCAGCTGCAGGAGCGCCGCCGCCGGCTGGAGGAGCAGCGGCTCAAAGCCGAGCAGCGCCGagcagctctggaggagcggcagcGGCAGAAGCTGGAGAAAAACAAG GAGCGCTATGAAGCAGCCATCCAGCGGTCAGTGAAGAAAACATGGGCTGAAATCCGGCAGCAGCGCTGGTCCTGGGCAGGGGCCCTGCATCACAGCTCCCCGGGAC ATCGAAGCCTGCAGCTGAGCGCCTGGGAGAGCAGCATTGTGGACCGTCTCATGACGCCCACCCTCTCCTTCCTGGCACGGAGTCGCAGTGCAGTCACACTGCCCCGCAATGGCCGAGACCAGGGTAGGGGCAGCGGCCCTGGGAGAGCCCCCATGAGGGGCCGGGCAGTGGCCAGCCTCACGTGTGGGCCACATCCCAACCACACTCATCCTTCTGCAGCCGTGCCGGTGTGCCCGCGCTCGGCCTCTGCCAGTCCCCTGATGCCACCATGCAGCGCCCCCCGCAGCAGCACGCACCGCTGCACCCCCTCCTCCGGGGAGCGTGGGGAGCGCCGCAAGCCCAGCTCGATGGGCAGCCCCACCCCGGTCCACCGCAGGCCCCAGTCCTCACCG GTgcagaaaaaggagaagaaggacAAGGAGCGGGAAAACGAGAAGGAAAAGAGTGCCCTGGCCCGGGAGCGCAGCCTCAAGAAGCGTCAGTCACTGCCTGCCTCTCCACGCCCACGCCTCTCTGCTGGCGCGGCTTCTGAACTCAG tCCCAAATCTAAGGCCCGGCCatcctctccctccacatcctGGCACaggcctgcctctccctgccccagcccagggcccaaccATGCTCTACCCCCAAAACCACCATCCCCTCGAGGCACCACTGCATCACCCAAGGGGCGGGTTCGGAGGAAGGATGAAGCAAAGGAGAACCCCAGTGCGGCAGGACCCGAGGACAAGAACCAGAACAAGGGCAAGGCCAGTGAAGAGAAggagcctgcagccctggcctcACCGGCACCCTCGCCTgtgccctcacccaccccagcccagccccagaagGAGCAGCCCACAGCCGAGATCCCTGCAG ATACTGCTGTCCTGacctcacccccagccccggcccccccAGCGACCCCCAGCAAACCCATGGCCGGCACCACAGACCGCGAAGAGGCTACTCGGCTCCTGGCTGAGAAGCGGCGCCAGGCCCGGGAGCAGCGGGAGCGCGAGGAACAGGAGCGGAGGCTGCAGGCAGAAAGGGACAA GCGAATGCGAGAGGAGCAGCTGGCTCGAGAGGCCGAGGCCCGGgctgagagggaggcagaggcccggaggcgggaggagcaggaggcccgAGAGAAGGCGCAGGCCGAGCAGGAAGAGCAGGAGCGGCTGCAGAAGCAG AAAGAGGAGGCCGAAGCCCGGTCCCGGGAGGAGGCAGAACGGCAGCGTCTGGAGCGGGAAAAACACTTCCAGCGCGAGGAGCAGGAGCGGCAGGAGCGCAAAAAG CGTCTGGAGGAGATCATGAAGAGGACTCGGAAGTCAGAAGCTGCTGAAGCCAAG CAAAAGCTGGAAAGAAAGGAGGCAAACACCAACAATTGTAGCCCAG ACCCTGTCAAAGCCGAAGACTCGCGGTCCTCAGGGCTGCAGAAGGAGGCTGTGCAGAAAGAGGAGCTGGCCCCCCAGGAGCCTCAGTGGAG CCTGCCTAACAAGGAGTCCCTGGTGAATGGCCTGCAGCCTCCCTCAGCACACCAGGAGAATGGCTTCTCCCCCAAGGGACCCTCTGGTGAAAAGAGTCTGGGCCGAACGCCAGAGGCTCTCCTGCCCTTCGCAGAAGCAGAAGCCTTCCTCAAGAAAGCTGTGGTCCAGCCCCCACAGGTCACAG AAGTCCTTTAA
- the MAP7D1 gene encoding MAP7 domain-containing protein 1 isoform X2 yields the protein MESGPHAEPGAGAPPAMAARTPPEPRPSPEGDPSPPPPPPPPMSALVPDTPPDTPPAMKNATNSKQLPLEPESPPGPAGPRPAPQQEESPFSEAKTRGPTPPATGPRDSRPPRRSSQPSPTTGPASDSPSAKQDAKKAGERHKLAKERREERAKYLAAKKAVWLEKEEKAKALREKQLQERRRRLEEQRLKAEQRRAALEERQRQKLEKNKERYEAAIQRSVKKTWAEIRQQRWSWAGALHHSSPGRGSRCSVSAVNLPKHVDSIINKRLSKSSATLWNSPSRNRSLQLSAWESSIVDRLMTPTLSFLARSRSAVTLPRNGRDQGRGSGPGRAPMRGRAVASLTCGPHPNHTHPSAAVPVCPRSASASPLMPPCSAPRSSTHRCTPSSGERGERRKPSSMGSPTPVHRRPQSSPVQKKEKKDKERENEKEKSALARERSLKKRQSLPASPRPRLSAGAASELSPKSKARPSSPSTSWHRPASPCPSPGPNHALPPKPPSPRGTTASPKGRVRRKDEAKENPSAAGPEDKNQNKGKASEEKEPAALASPAPSPVPSPTPAQPQKEQPTAEIPADTAVLTSPPAPAPPATPSKPMAGTTDREEATRLLAEKRRQAREQREREEQERRLQAERDKRMREEQLAREAEARAEREAEARRREEQEAREKAQAEQEEQERLQKQKEEAEARSREEAERQRLEREKHFQREEQERQERKKRLEEIMKRTRKSEAAEAKQKLERKEANTNNCSPDPVKAEDSRSSGLQKEAVQKEELAPQEPQWSLPNKESLVNGLQPPSAHQENGFSPKGPSGEKSLGRTPEALLPFAEAEAFLKKAVVQPPQVTEVL from the exons ATGGAGAGCGGCCCACATGCGGAGCCGGGTGCCGGCGCGCCTCCAG CTATGGCAGCCAGGACGCCCCCAGAGCCAAGACCTTCTCCAGAAGGTGATCCCTCTccaccgccgccaccaccaccaccgatgTCAGCCCTGGTGCCCGACACTCCCCCAGACACCCCTCCCGCCATGAAGAATGCCACTAACTCTAAGCAGCTCCCACTGGaaccagagagccccccagggccagcagggcctAGACCAGCCCCTCAGCAGGAAGAGTCCCCTTTCTCAGAAGCGAAGACCAGGGgacccaccccaccagccacaggCCCACGGGATTCCAGGCCTCCTCGAAGGAGCAGCCAGCCATCTCCAACGACAGGGCCAGCCTCTGACAGCCCTTCTGCCAAGCAAG ATGCgaagaaggcaggagagagacaCAAACTGGCAAAGGAGCGGCGAGAAGAGCGGGCCAAGTACCTGG CGGCCAAGAAGGCAGTGTggctggagaaggaggagaaggcgaAGGCCCTGCGGGAGAAGCAGCTGCAGGAGCGCCGCCGCCGGCTGGAGGAGCAGCGGCTCAAAGCCGAGCAGCGCCGagcagctctggaggagcggcagcGGCAGAAGCTGGAGAAAAACAAG GAGCGCTATGAAGCAGCCATCCAGCGGTCAGTGAAGAAAACATGGGCTGAAATCCGGCAGCAGCGCTGGTCCTGGGCAGGGGCCCTGCATCACAGCTCCCCGGGAC GTGGGAGCAGGTGCTCTGTGTCGGCAGTAAACCTGCCCAAACACGTGGACTCTATAATCAACAAGCGGCTCTCAAAGTCCTCTGCCACGCTCTGGAACTCCCCCAGTAGAA ATCGAAGCCTGCAGCTGAGCGCCTGGGAGAGCAGCATTGTGGACCGTCTCATGACGCCCACCCTCTCCTTCCTGGCACGGAGTCGCAGTGCAGTCACACTGCCCCGCAATGGCCGAGACCAGGGTAGGGGCAGCGGCCCTGGGAGAGCCCCCATGAGGGGCCGGGCAGTGGCCAGCCTCACGTGTGGGCCACATCCCAACCACACTCATCCTTCTGCAGCCGTGCCGGTGTGCCCGCGCTCGGCCTCTGCCAGTCCCCTGATGCCACCATGCAGCGCCCCCCGCAGCAGCACGCACCGCTGCACCCCCTCCTCCGGGGAGCGTGGGGAGCGCCGCAAGCCCAGCTCGATGGGCAGCCCCACCCCGGTCCACCGCAGGCCCCAGTCCTCACCG GTgcagaaaaaggagaagaaggacAAGGAGCGGGAAAACGAGAAGGAAAAGAGTGCCCTGGCCCGGGAGCGCAGCCTCAAGAAGCGTCAGTCACTGCCTGCCTCTCCACGCCCACGCCTCTCTGCTGGCGCGGCTTCTGAACTCAG tCCCAAATCTAAGGCCCGGCCatcctctccctccacatcctGGCACaggcctgcctctccctgccccagcccagggcccaaccATGCTCTACCCCCAAAACCACCATCCCCTCGAGGCACCACTGCATCACCCAAGGGGCGGGTTCGGAGGAAGGATGAAGCAAAGGAGAACCCCAGTGCGGCAGGACCCGAGGACAAGAACCAGAACAAGGGCAAGGCCAGTGAAGAGAAggagcctgcagccctggcctcACCGGCACCCTCGCCTgtgccctcacccaccccagcccagccccagaagGAGCAGCCCACAGCCGAGATCCCTGCAG ATACTGCTGTCCTGacctcacccccagccccggcccccccAGCGACCCCCAGCAAACCCATGGCCGGCACCACAGACCGCGAAGAGGCTACTCGGCTCCTGGCTGAGAAGCGGCGCCAGGCCCGGGAGCAGCGGGAGCGCGAGGAACAGGAGCGGAGGCTGCAGGCAGAAAGGGACAA GCGAATGCGAGAGGAGCAGCTGGCTCGAGAGGCCGAGGCCCGGgctgagagggaggcagaggcccggaggcgggaggagcaggaggcccgAGAGAAGGCGCAGGCCGAGCAGGAAGAGCAGGAGCGGCTGCAGAAGCAG AAAGAGGAGGCCGAAGCCCGGTCCCGGGAGGAGGCAGAACGGCAGCGTCTGGAGCGGGAAAAACACTTCCAGCGCGAGGAGCAGGAGCGGCAGGAGCGCAAAAAG CGTCTGGAGGAGATCATGAAGAGGACTCGGAAGTCAGAAGCTGCTGAAGCCAAG CAAAAGCTGGAAAGAAAGGAGGCAAACACCAACAATTGTAGCCCAG ACCCTGTCAAAGCCGAAGACTCGCGGTCCTCAGGGCTGCAGAAGGAGGCTGTGCAGAAAGAGGAGCTGGCCCCCCAGGAGCCTCAGTGGAG CCTGCCTAACAAGGAGTCCCTGGTGAATGGCCTGCAGCCTCCCTCAGCACACCAGGAGAATGGCTTCTCCCCCAAGGGACCCTCTGGTGAAAAGAGTCTGGGCCGAACGCCAGAGGCTCTCCTGCCCTTCGCAGAAGCAGAAGCCTTCCTCAAGAAAGCTGTGGTCCAGCCCCCACAGGTCACAG AAGTCCTTTAA
- the MAP7D1 gene encoding MAP7 domain-containing protein 1 isoform X7, with the protein MESGPHAEPGAGAPPAMAARTPPEPRPSPEGDPSPPPPPPPPMSALVPDTPPDTPPAMKNATNSKQLPLEPESPPGPAGPRPAPQQEESPFSEAKTRGPTPPATGPRDSRPPRRSSQPSPTTGPASDSPSAKQDAKKAGERHKLAKERREERAKYLAAKKAVWLEKEEKAKALREKQLQERRRRLEEQRLKAEQRRAALEERQRQKLEKNKERYEAAIQRSVKKTWAEIRQQRWSWAGALHHSSPGHRSLQLSAWESSIVDRLMTPTLSFLARSRSAVTLPRNGRDQAVPVCPRSASASPLMPPCSAPRSSTHRCTPSSGERGERRKPSSMGSPTPVHRRPQSSPVQKKEKKDKERENEKEKSALARERSLKKRQSLPASPRPRLSAGAASELSPKSKARPSSPSTSWHRPASPCPSPGPNHALPPKPPSPRGTTASPKGRVRRKDEAKENPSAAGPEDKNQNKGKASEEKEPAALASPAPSPVPSPTPAQPQKEQPTAEIPADTAVLTSPPAPAPPATPSKPMAGTTDREEATRLLAEKRRQAREQREREEQERRLQAERDKRMREEQLAREAEARAEREAEARRREEQEAREKAQAEQEEQERLQKQKEEAEARSREEAERQRLEREKHFQREEQERQERKKRLEEIMKRTRKSEAAEAKQKLERKEANTNNCSPDPVKAEDSRSSGLQKEAVQKEELAPQEPQWSLPNKESLVNGLQPPSAHQENGFSPKGPSGEKSLGRTPEALLPFAEAEAFLKKAVVQPPQVTEVL; encoded by the exons ATGGAGAGCGGCCCACATGCGGAGCCGGGTGCCGGCGCGCCTCCAG CTATGGCAGCCAGGACGCCCCCAGAGCCAAGACCTTCTCCAGAAGGTGATCCCTCTccaccgccgccaccaccaccaccgatgTCAGCCCTGGTGCCCGACACTCCCCCAGACACCCCTCCCGCCATGAAGAATGCCACTAACTCTAAGCAGCTCCCACTGGaaccagagagccccccagggccagcagggcctAGACCAGCCCCTCAGCAGGAAGAGTCCCCTTTCTCAGAAGCGAAGACCAGGGgacccaccccaccagccacaggCCCACGGGATTCCAGGCCTCCTCGAAGGAGCAGCCAGCCATCTCCAACGACAGGGCCAGCCTCTGACAGCCCTTCTGCCAAGCAAG ATGCgaagaaggcaggagagagacaCAAACTGGCAAAGGAGCGGCGAGAAGAGCGGGCCAAGTACCTGG CGGCCAAGAAGGCAGTGTggctggagaaggaggagaaggcgaAGGCCCTGCGGGAGAAGCAGCTGCAGGAGCGCCGCCGCCGGCTGGAGGAGCAGCGGCTCAAAGCCGAGCAGCGCCGagcagctctggaggagcggcagcGGCAGAAGCTGGAGAAAAACAAG GAGCGCTATGAAGCAGCCATCCAGCGGTCAGTGAAGAAAACATGGGCTGAAATCCGGCAGCAGCGCTGGTCCTGGGCAGGGGCCCTGCATCACAGCTCCCCGGGAC ATCGAAGCCTGCAGCTGAGCGCCTGGGAGAGCAGCATTGTGGACCGTCTCATGACGCCCACCCTCTCCTTCCTGGCACGGAGTCGCAGTGCAGTCACACTGCCCCGCAATGGCCGAGACCAGG CCGTGCCGGTGTGCCCGCGCTCGGCCTCTGCCAGTCCCCTGATGCCACCATGCAGCGCCCCCCGCAGCAGCACGCACCGCTGCACCCCCTCCTCCGGGGAGCGTGGGGAGCGCCGCAAGCCCAGCTCGATGGGCAGCCCCACCCCGGTCCACCGCAGGCCCCAGTCCTCACCG GTgcagaaaaaggagaagaaggacAAGGAGCGGGAAAACGAGAAGGAAAAGAGTGCCCTGGCCCGGGAGCGCAGCCTCAAGAAGCGTCAGTCACTGCCTGCCTCTCCACGCCCACGCCTCTCTGCTGGCGCGGCTTCTGAACTCAG tCCCAAATCTAAGGCCCGGCCatcctctccctccacatcctGGCACaggcctgcctctccctgccccagcccagggcccaaccATGCTCTACCCCCAAAACCACCATCCCCTCGAGGCACCACTGCATCACCCAAGGGGCGGGTTCGGAGGAAGGATGAAGCAAAGGAGAACCCCAGTGCGGCAGGACCCGAGGACAAGAACCAGAACAAGGGCAAGGCCAGTGAAGAGAAggagcctgcagccctggcctcACCGGCACCCTCGCCTgtgccctcacccaccccagcccagccccagaagGAGCAGCCCACAGCCGAGATCCCTGCAG ATACTGCTGTCCTGacctcacccccagccccggcccccccAGCGACCCCCAGCAAACCCATGGCCGGCACCACAGACCGCGAAGAGGCTACTCGGCTCCTGGCTGAGAAGCGGCGCCAGGCCCGGGAGCAGCGGGAGCGCGAGGAACAGGAGCGGAGGCTGCAGGCAGAAAGGGACAA GCGAATGCGAGAGGAGCAGCTGGCTCGAGAGGCCGAGGCCCGGgctgagagggaggcagaggcccggaggcgggaggagcaggaggcccgAGAGAAGGCGCAGGCCGAGCAGGAAGAGCAGGAGCGGCTGCAGAAGCAG AAAGAGGAGGCCGAAGCCCGGTCCCGGGAGGAGGCAGAACGGCAGCGTCTGGAGCGGGAAAAACACTTCCAGCGCGAGGAGCAGGAGCGGCAGGAGCGCAAAAAG CGTCTGGAGGAGATCATGAAGAGGACTCGGAAGTCAGAAGCTGCTGAAGCCAAG CAAAAGCTGGAAAGAAAGGAGGCAAACACCAACAATTGTAGCCCAG ACCCTGTCAAAGCCGAAGACTCGCGGTCCTCAGGGCTGCAGAAGGAGGCTGTGCAGAAAGAGGAGCTGGCCCCCCAGGAGCCTCAGTGGAG CCTGCCTAACAAGGAGTCCCTGGTGAATGGCCTGCAGCCTCCCTCAGCACACCAGGAGAATGGCTTCTCCCCCAAGGGACCCTCTGGTGAAAAGAGTCTGGGCCGAACGCCAGAGGCTCTCCTGCCCTTCGCAGAAGCAGAAGCCTTCCTCAAGAAAGCTGTGGTCCAGCCCCCACAGGTCACAG AAGTCCTTTAA
- the MAP7D1 gene encoding MAP7 domain-containing protein 1 isoform X1, with protein MESGPHAEPGAGAPPAMAARTPPEPRPSPEGDPSPPPPPPPPMSALVPDTPPDTPPAMKNATNSKQLPLEPESPPGPAGPRPAPQQEESPFSEAKTRGPTPPATGPRDSRPPRRSSQPSPTTGPASDSPSAKQDAKKAGERHKLAKERREERAKYLAAKKAVWLEKEEKAKALREKQLQERRRRLEEQRLKAEQRRAALEERQRQKLEKNKERYEAAIQRSVKKTWAEIRQQRWSWAGALHHSSPGRKTSGSRCSVSAVNLPKHVDSIINKRLSKSSATLWNSPSRNRSLQLSAWESSIVDRLMTPTLSFLARSRSAVTLPRNGRDQGRGSGPGRAPMRGRAVASLTCGPHPNHTHPSAAVPVCPRSASASPLMPPCSAPRSSTHRCTPSSGERGERRKPSSMGSPTPVHRRPQSSPVQKKEKKDKERENEKEKSALARERSLKKRQSLPASPRPRLSAGAASELSPKSKARPSSPSTSWHRPASPCPSPGPNHALPPKPPSPRGTTASPKGRVRRKDEAKENPSAAGPEDKNQNKGKASEEKEPAALASPAPSPVPSPTPAQPQKEQPTAEIPADTAVLTSPPAPAPPATPSKPMAGTTDREEATRLLAEKRRQAREQREREEQERRLQAERDKRMREEQLAREAEARAEREAEARRREEQEAREKAQAEQEEQERLQKQKEEAEARSREEAERQRLEREKHFQREEQERQERKKRLEEIMKRTRKSEAAEAKQKLERKEANTNNCSPDPVKAEDSRSSGLQKEAVQKEELAPQEPQWSLPNKESLVNGLQPPSAHQENGFSPKGPSGEKSLGRTPEALLPFAEAEAFLKKAVVQPPQVTEVL; from the exons ATGGAGAGCGGCCCACATGCGGAGCCGGGTGCCGGCGCGCCTCCAG CTATGGCAGCCAGGACGCCCCCAGAGCCAAGACCTTCTCCAGAAGGTGATCCCTCTccaccgccgccaccaccaccaccgatgTCAGCCCTGGTGCCCGACACTCCCCCAGACACCCCTCCCGCCATGAAGAATGCCACTAACTCTAAGCAGCTCCCACTGGaaccagagagccccccagggccagcagggcctAGACCAGCCCCTCAGCAGGAAGAGTCCCCTTTCTCAGAAGCGAAGACCAGGGgacccaccccaccagccacaggCCCACGGGATTCCAGGCCTCCTCGAAGGAGCAGCCAGCCATCTCCAACGACAGGGCCAGCCTCTGACAGCCCTTCTGCCAAGCAAG ATGCgaagaaggcaggagagagacaCAAACTGGCAAAGGAGCGGCGAGAAGAGCGGGCCAAGTACCTGG CGGCCAAGAAGGCAGTGTggctggagaaggaggagaaggcgaAGGCCCTGCGGGAGAAGCAGCTGCAGGAGCGCCGCCGCCGGCTGGAGGAGCAGCGGCTCAAAGCCGAGCAGCGCCGagcagctctggaggagcggcagcGGCAGAAGCTGGAGAAAAACAAG GAGCGCTATGAAGCAGCCATCCAGCGGTCAGTGAAGAAAACATGGGCTGAAATCCGGCAGCAGCGCTGGTCCTGGGCAGGGGCCCTGCATCACAGCTCCCCGGGACGTAAGACCA GTGGGAGCAGGTGCTCTGTGTCGGCAGTAAACCTGCCCAAACACGTGGACTCTATAATCAACAAGCGGCTCTCAAAGTCCTCTGCCACGCTCTGGAACTCCCCCAGTAGAA ATCGAAGCCTGCAGCTGAGCGCCTGGGAGAGCAGCATTGTGGACCGTCTCATGACGCCCACCCTCTCCTTCCTGGCACGGAGTCGCAGTGCAGTCACACTGCCCCGCAATGGCCGAGACCAGGGTAGGGGCAGCGGCCCTGGGAGAGCCCCCATGAGGGGCCGGGCAGTGGCCAGCCTCACGTGTGGGCCACATCCCAACCACACTCATCCTTCTGCAGCCGTGCCGGTGTGCCCGCGCTCGGCCTCTGCCAGTCCCCTGATGCCACCATGCAGCGCCCCCCGCAGCAGCACGCACCGCTGCACCCCCTCCTCCGGGGAGCGTGGGGAGCGCCGCAAGCCCAGCTCGATGGGCAGCCCCACCCCGGTCCACCGCAGGCCCCAGTCCTCACCG GTgcagaaaaaggagaagaaggacAAGGAGCGGGAAAACGAGAAGGAAAAGAGTGCCCTGGCCCGGGAGCGCAGCCTCAAGAAGCGTCAGTCACTGCCTGCCTCTCCACGCCCACGCCTCTCTGCTGGCGCGGCTTCTGAACTCAG tCCCAAATCTAAGGCCCGGCCatcctctccctccacatcctGGCACaggcctgcctctccctgccccagcccagggcccaaccATGCTCTACCCCCAAAACCACCATCCCCTCGAGGCACCACTGCATCACCCAAGGGGCGGGTTCGGAGGAAGGATGAAGCAAAGGAGAACCCCAGTGCGGCAGGACCCGAGGACAAGAACCAGAACAAGGGCAAGGCCAGTGAAGAGAAggagcctgcagccctggcctcACCGGCACCCTCGCCTgtgccctcacccaccccagcccagccccagaagGAGCAGCCCACAGCCGAGATCCCTGCAG ATACTGCTGTCCTGacctcacccccagccccggcccccccAGCGACCCCCAGCAAACCCATGGCCGGCACCACAGACCGCGAAGAGGCTACTCGGCTCCTGGCTGAGAAGCGGCGCCAGGCCCGGGAGCAGCGGGAGCGCGAGGAACAGGAGCGGAGGCTGCAGGCAGAAAGGGACAA GCGAATGCGAGAGGAGCAGCTGGCTCGAGAGGCCGAGGCCCGGgctgagagggaggcagaggcccggaggcgggaggagcaggaggcccgAGAGAAGGCGCAGGCCGAGCAGGAAGAGCAGGAGCGGCTGCAGAAGCAG AAAGAGGAGGCCGAAGCCCGGTCCCGGGAGGAGGCAGAACGGCAGCGTCTGGAGCGGGAAAAACACTTCCAGCGCGAGGAGCAGGAGCGGCAGGAGCGCAAAAAG CGTCTGGAGGAGATCATGAAGAGGACTCGGAAGTCAGAAGCTGCTGAAGCCAAG CAAAAGCTGGAAAGAAAGGAGGCAAACACCAACAATTGTAGCCCAG ACCCTGTCAAAGCCGAAGACTCGCGGTCCTCAGGGCTGCAGAAGGAGGCTGTGCAGAAAGAGGAGCTGGCCCCCCAGGAGCCTCAGTGGAG CCTGCCTAACAAGGAGTCCCTGGTGAATGGCCTGCAGCCTCCCTCAGCACACCAGGAGAATGGCTTCTCCCCCAAGGGACCCTCTGGTGAAAAGAGTCTGGGCCGAACGCCAGAGGCTCTCCTGCCCTTCGCAGAAGCAGAAGCCTTCCTCAAGAAAGCTGTGGTCCAGCCCCCACAGGTCACAG AAGTCCTTTAA